The Clostridiisalibacter paucivorans DSM 22131 DNA window TTTTTCTATCTATATTGTAAAGGGCATCGGTCCTGTTGTGTCTATATCCTAGAGAAAGATATTTGTAATCTCTATTGGCAAGTATAGGTTGGCCACCTCCACCTACACAGCCTCCAGGACATGCCATAACTTCCATATAATCAAATTCTTTTTTACCGCTTTTATGCATCTCCAAAGCCTTTTTTGCATTTCCAGTGCCATGGGCTATGGCTATAGTTAGGGGTTTATCCCCTAAAACAACTTTTCCATATTTAAGACCTGATTGACCTCGAGCATCATCAAAGTCAGGTACTTCCATATCATCTCCAGACAATATTTTATGGGCAGTTCTTACTGCTGCTTCTAATACTCCTCCTGTAGCTCCAAAAATAGTACCAGCTCCACTAAACTGATTAAAGGGTTCATCATAATTGCCATCAGGAAGATTGGGAAAATCTAGTCCTGATTGTCTTATCATTCTACCCAATTCTCTAGTAGTCAGTACATAGTCTACATTTCTAAACCCATCAGATACCATCTCAGGTCTAGCAGCTTCATATTTTTTGGCAGTACAGGGCATTATACCTACATTTATAATTTTTTTAGGAGGTATATTATACTTTTGGGCATACCAAGTTTTAGATAATACACCGCACATTTCGTGGGGAGATTTAGTAGTAGATAGATTTGGAAGAAATTCTGGGTAAAAATGTTCCGCAAATTTGACCCAACCAGGACAACATGAGGATAATAACGGTAGATGAGTAGGGTTTTTAATAACTCTTTCCACTAATTCATTAGCTTCTTCCATTATAGTTAGATCAGCAGTTACATCAGTAGCAAAAATTTTATCAAATCCCATACGCTTTAATGCTGTAACCATTTTACCACCAACAAAAGATCCTATGGGCATGCCAAACATTTCACCTAGTGTAACTTGAATAGAAGGTGCAGTTTGAACCACTACATGTTTCTCTGGATCATGTATAGCGGTCCATACATCATTTATGCATTCTTTTTCAGTTAATGAGCCAGTGGGGCATGCAATGATACATTGACCACACATTATACAGGAGACGTCTGCTAAATCTTTTTGAAATGCTGGAGCAATTATAGTGTCCAGCCCTCTATTTATTGGTGAATAGACATTACATTCTTGTATTTTACTACATATAGCTTCACACCTACGACAATTAATACATTTATTATAATCTCTAGTTATAGCAGGGTTATTATCATGATAACCATAATCTTGTACTTCTCCAGTAAAGGGTATATTTCTTATACCTAAGCTATCTGCTAAGTTTTGTAGCTCGCAATTTAAATTTCTAATACATGTGGTACATTCTCTGTGATGATTTGAAAGTAATAATTTTACTGCAGATTTTCTAGCTTTTAGAACTTTTTTAGTATTAGTTCTTATTTTTAGTCCTTCTCTAACTGGATATACACAGGAGGCTTGTAGATTTTTCATACCTTCTATCTCAACGACACATACTCTACATGCACCAATTTCATTTATTTCCTTAAGATAACATAGACTGGGGATTTCTATATTTACAGACCTTGCTGCCTCTAAAACAGTGATATCGTTAGGCACACTATATTTAGTACCGTCTATCTCTATATTGACCATTTCTTTCTGGGATTTATTTTCCATATATTTATCACCTCTATACTTTGTGTATGGCATCTACAGGACATTTAGGAATACAAGCTCCACATTTAATGCATAAATCTTGATTTATATTAAAGGGGGGCTGTTTATGTTTACCATCTATTGCATTTACGGGACATACTCTGGCACATATTCCACATGCCACACATTTGTCATCTATTATTTCTATATTTAATAAATTGTTACATACTCCAGCGGGACATTTCTTATGTTCTATATGTTCCAGATATTCATTCTTAAAATATTTCAGAGTACTTAATATTGGATTTGGAGCCGTTTGACCTAGACCACATAAGGATGAATTTTTAATATCATAACATAGGGATTCAAGTATTTCTAAATCTTTTAATTCTCCTTTTCCACTGGTTATTTTCTCTAATATTTCCAGCAATCTTTTAGTGCCTATCCTACATGGAACACATTTACCACAGGATTCATCTTGTGCAAATTGCAAATAAAACTTGGCAATATCCACCATACAATCTGATTCATCCATTACTATTAATCCACCTGATCCCATCATAGATCCCACATCGGTAAGGGATTTAAAATCTATTTCTGTATTTAAAAGAGACTTAGGAATACATCCACCTGATGGGCCACCAGTTTGAACGGCTTTAAATTCTTTATTGTCATGAATTCCGCCACCAATTTCA harbors:
- a CDS encoding NADH-dependent [FeFe] hydrogenase, group A6, encoding MENKSQKEMVNIEIDGTKYSVPNDITVLEAARSVNIEIPSLCYLKEINEIGACRVCVVEIEGMKNLQASCVYPVREGLKIRTNTKKVLKARKSAVKLLLSNHHRECTTCIRNLNCELQNLADSLGIRNIPFTGEVQDYGYHDNNPAITRDYNKCINCRRCEAICSKIQECNVYSPINRGLDTIIAPAFQKDLADVSCIMCGQCIIACPTGSLTEKECINDVWTAIHDPEKHVVVQTAPSIQVTLGEMFGMPIGSFVGGKMVTALKRMGFDKIFATDVTADLTIMEEANELVERVIKNPTHLPLLSSCCPGWVKFAEHFYPEFLPNLSTTKSPHEMCGVLSKTWYAQKYNIPPKKIINVGIMPCTAKKYEAARPEMVSDGFRNVDYVLTTRELGRMIRQSGLDFPNLPDGNYDEPFNQFSGAGTIFGATGGVLEAAVRTAHKILSGDDMEVPDFDDARGQSGLKYGKVVLGDKPLTIAIAHGTGNAKKALEMHKSGKKEFDYMEVMACPGGCVGGGGQPILANRDYKYLSLGYRHNRTDALYNIDRKNKIRYSHENPRIKQIYEEFLIKPLSPISKKYLHTSFVERGKYPYLS